The genomic region TATGTAATTCTTTGTCTATAACAAGCTTAGTAAAACATTACtgtgagctctcagtggggaaaaataaaacctgCATTATTACTTATTTGCATAGCACCGTCTGTGTACACATACACAATATACAATGTGCTGGTTGAGCAACTAAAATGAAGTGCCCCATCAAGTCTTACCTGTATGTGAAATTAACTTTCGTCTGTTTGGTGGCTTTGAAGCAGAAAGTTGGAAAAACGGGAActtcaaacactttccagttaCTCTGTCGCATATACCAGACTGGCAGTTACAAGTTTTTCTGCATTCCATTCCATAGGTACCATAAGGACACTCTGAAAGAAGACAAATTCAAAAGCCTTATCTACCAAAGTAATCCCAAAAGGTGCAGTTCCTATTCTATGCTGGTTCTTTTACTGcactcatcactgcagtatctgaatgccttctaTAGTGGTTTGCTATTAGTTTTCTTAATATCTTGTCTGCATATGTTCTTAAAAGTAAAAGAACTTTCATTGGGATTTAAGCATGCTGAAATGCCAACTTTTGTTTCAAATAGTTTCCACTTATTATTGATTATAATTATTCTTTAATTTCCATTATACATCTTTCATCCCCAATAGTATGTGCAATAAtcacaaatgtatttaaaaattgaTCCTGATTAACATTTCCCTGAAGCACTTGTAGCATTATACTGCAAATTATAGACAATGTAAATGTTGAGCATAAGTATGCAATTATACGGGATGTATAGTTAAAAATATATGCAGATCTGATGGTTTCTTTAATCCAATTCACACAAATAATCTCCCTTAACAACAGGAATACTTCTTAAAGTTTCTTAAACTTACAGTCCAGGCTCAATATTAATTTATGTAAATTTATAATTAATTTGTATTAAGGACAACAGAACCTTCCTATCAGCCTCCACTGAAGCTGCCAAATCCTGCCTTAAGGAGCTATCCAGCATGGTAAACCTCTTCATCAATCCTGAGTGCCTACAACCCACAAGAAAACCCAGCACCAAGTGCTGTGAAGAATGATCATATTACTTTGTTGAAAAGCTCACGCTCATTTGGGAAGGCTTCTTAAACGGCATGTATCTGCTCCCTCTATGCCAGCCAACAAAGAGCCCCTTGCATGTCCAGAGTGCAGAACATTCACTTCTAAAGAAGTACTGGACACTGTATAGGAATCTCAGTGCAAGACTTGTGAATCTGACCCATGCCCTTCCTGCCTTCTGAAAGACAGCCATGAGCAACTGGTGCCAACACCTCATTCAGAGATGGAATCTTCCTTTCCTCCTTTCAACATGCAATAGTTTGCAATTCATCCTTCAGCTACTTTCATTAGTCTGGAATTTATCCCCAAGAAATATCAAAGTTAGTATTCGTTGTGGGGAGGAGCTGAGATGACTCAGTTTGGACAGCTTCTCCTGGGTTCTGATATGAAATTATACAAGGAAATATGTAGTAATGTAAAGATCCTAAATTGTCAATATTTAAagtcaaacattttatttcaaaatccaGATACAAGATGGCTCTATCTAGACCTTTAACAACATTTGAGAAGCTCACCCAGGAGCAAGCTGGAACAAAAGGTTTAATTGGTAAGATATGTAAAATTTTGATTGGAAAAGATGTTAAGAAAATAACCCAGATGAAAAGATGGGTGAGGGATTTATGTGGGACAGGGGAGATTCATCTGCAATATGAGTAGCTCAGAAAAATTTTATAAATTACTGCATAGATGGCATTTGACTCCAATAAATATCCAGCATATTTTTGCTTCTAGGGAAATGCTCTGTTGGAGGGGTTGTGGGGAAAGGGCAAGATACTTGCACATGTGGTGGTTATGTCCAGAAAGAAGGTTTTGGAAGGAAATTATTGAAGAGATTCATCTTATGACAAAATGTCAGCTTCCTAGAGATCCCCTGACCTGCTTGCTTAATGCTCTGGAAAAGGATCaacattttaaacagaacaacaaattaatttatttttgataGCTAGCAGCAACACTTTGTATTGCACTTTTTTGAAAATATGTGACTTCTCTTATGGAATTGTCATATAGTAAAATAGGGACTGTCCTTGTGATGGACCAAATGTGAAAGTGACAAAAAGAGGACAGGTATTTAGAAATTTGCTCACCCCTTTTTAGCATATTCAGAGGAGGGCTCCCCCAGACAAGAAGTCAGGATCTTTAGACACATTCTTCTAACATTAATttgatcctgaataagtaataaataatgtCTGATGCAGTATGATTTATTGTAAGTTTGCCTTattaaaaagttttttaaaaaaagaaaaagaaactcaCCTTGGATacattcaagtatcagaggggtagccgtgttagtctgagtctgtaaaaagcaacagagggtcctgtggtacctttgatgctaacagaagtatagggagcataagctttcgtgggtaagaacctcacttcttcagatgcaagtcacttgcatctgaagaagtgaggttcttacccacaaaagcttatgctccctatacttctgttagtctcaaaggtgccacaggaccctctgttgcttttttcttgGATACATTGTTTCTAACCAACTACCACCCTACATTAAGCCTCCCATTTATGAGCAATCTTACAGACAAGCTAACCAAAGGCCAACGACTAGCTCATCTAATCACTGAGTCAAGTACAAGTCTCGAGTCTTATCTTCAAGGGGCTCAATGGCCTGGGCCCAGCATATCTAAAAGATTGCCTAATGCTCCAGGACAATCtcaggcacaatggaactttctatgGTAAGGGAAAGGCTCATCTGTATAAGAGACAGAGCTTTCCCAGGGGTCAGTCTgagactgtggaacaaactcccacagCACATAAAGACCATCACAAACCTtgccaccttctgctccaagtgcaagacaCACTTCTTCAACCTGCCTTCTCTAGCATAAacagtgtgacagatatggcagttTCCTGCAATATTCCTGAAAGACCTCATGGTATTGAGTTTACGTAttactgtgggtcaggattgtatgtaacttcttGATGGGGGAGATGTGACAAATATTACAACCCCATGAAGTATCTTAAAGCTCCACCATGAAGTATCTTAAAGGTCCATGGTTTTAAATAAATGGCTTGTATAACTGTGTTCTGCTGCATTGCGGGAGGGCTACCACagttcctccaggaactaaaaacagtgggtGATGATTAAAGCAAATCAGCCATGTTGTAATCCCCACACACAGAGGAACCATCTCTGGGGAGGcttgcatatactagttcaaactagaTTCTCCAGAGGCCAACAgagaaagaaaggacttttggagaAATGACTGAGTTTAAAtggactcagggccttctttctgattgAGTAAATgaacaggaccttctgtccaaaggGTGGGCTCCAATCCTTTGAGGGAGGAGTTGGAAAGACTGCAGCCAACTGaagccccataagactgatgggtgacctctggtaagcttttggCAGGATATAGGACCTTcgattgtttttaatatgttttctctataatgctttcaccttaaaaataaatgtgcttgcttataaagagctgtgtagTAACGTATAAGTGCTAGCAATTACAGCTGTTCATAAccttcaaagagaaagcaaagtgcagatgtTGGCctttttaggcagtctggcttgctggaaaTATTACAGTGTAGGTAGGAAACTATGCAGCCTGGGACAAACCCtggtcaggagagagagagacatgggtctctacccaagagagctgacagctgaggagccaggagcctagTGTGGGTGTCCTTGGTGGATCACTGAGGGCGAATACAGTGCAGGTGCCTTGAACTGTGACACACACATAGCAGTGTACaattaaaacaacaataaaaccCCACCAAAAGCAAACACTGCTCACACAATTCTCATCTAAGGGAGAAGATGAAGGAAAGAATAAACACGTGACAGATGTTAGGCgtattgcttaatgcactactggaaggtgttcagatactgcagtgatgagggAGGTATAGGAGTTTATATAGAATAGAAATAGAATAtaataataaacacacacaagTCCATATGGGAATAATCTATGAGTTTATCAATTTTTTGTCCAGGTTTTAAAGGACTGAGAAATTGGAGTAATTTTTTCTGTTAACTGTTAGAATTTTATGTACAATAAAGcctgatcctgctgccactgaagtcaattgcaaaactctcattgacttcaatgggagcaggacttcACTAtgacaaaaataacaaaaatattaaaatgatagTTCCCAATAAAAGGGCAAAGCATCAGATCTCTGGACTGTTTATTCTAATTTGgtattaaaatagtaataataatgagaCCATGTACTGACATAACACTTTTCATCTAAGGATCTCCAAGAACTTTACAAAGACTGATTAACACTTTGAAATCTTGAACAAGTGACTTAACCTCAGATTACCAGTTTGTAAAGTGAGTCAATGACACAGTTtaggacagaacccaggaatcctgatacccatgatatattttaaatatttaaatcccCCCGTCTGCTAGGAGTATGCTCTGCTACCAAACCTACAAATAGTCATAGATACAATAACTGCTCAGCACTATACTTTCCATATTAAAATTCACAGATGGCTAAAAGGAGACTGTACTAAGTCAGAGGATGGGATGAAGGAGAAAAAAGTGCATTAGGAATGAGACTGATAAAACATCGCACAAAGGAATTTATGTGAAAAGAGCTCCTGAGTATTGTTATAAAACTAAGGATGAAATCATGACTCTTTTGAAGTCAACTGGAGCAttttcattggtttcagtggggccaagatttcaccctgagTTTTCTACATATTCTTGCAGCAGCATAACCTCATCCTGCTCCAGAGATTCAGAACTCCTGTTACTCAGCATTTCTTTTAACCCATTCTTAAATGTACAATTACAAAGAACTTTTCATGAGCAAGCAAAAGTATATACTTGTTTTAAGTATTTTTTGTATAAATTATAGATGGTATTTTGCACTACAATACAATCAATAAACTACAAATCAAATAGTATCAACCAACTCAATAACATACATTTTTACAGTTGACTGCACCTAAACTAGGATCTTTAGACCATAAAATTATAGTCCATGAAAATAAAACTGGGTCAAGAATCATTTAAAGATGAAGGGCTTCCTCCTCAAGcatgcatgtgagtaactttgcCTGTGTGTTACATGTATGTATTATATGTGAATCCATTTACATGTGtttttgcaggatctggccctaaccCGTTTCTTTCTCAGCACATTCACAGACATCTGACAACCACCTAGATTTCTTAAGTTTTGTGGATGTTATTTCAGAAGAGAGTCTGTATCTACAAATTTAACTGGCAAAGGAATTCATGGTAGACATTGACTCACTGCATTTGTGCCCTattcagttatttatttattttatttggaatTTGTACATCATCATTTTCTGTAGTTTAATACTTTTTCTCCTTTAAGAAAATCTCCTATTTAATGTGACTGGAGTATGTATTTGATGAAGGGATGCCATCCTGCTCTGTGCTTAAGGAAATCAATGTGCAGGTTCCACGGGGAAAATGTTATCGCATATTGATCATTCAGATGATTTTAATATCCCAGGGCCATTTCATTCCTGGTATAACCTTACTGAAACCAGTGAAATTACATCAATGATGAATTTGGCCCCTGAGGTCATGCTATCAGACTGTGTAAACTCAGGGCCCTCATacctgtagtatctgagtacctcataCATGCTaatgaattaatcctcacaatatCCCGGTGAGGTAAAGTagtactattattcccattttattggTGAAGACTTTAAGCCCCGATCCTGCAAGTTACAATGCATGGGGgaacctctgtgtctgtgcaaaGCCCAGTGGGCTCCATGCAGATGCAGAGATCCACTAGCATCGATCTTCTTGCAGGACTAGGGCTTTTATAATTTGTCCAGGTTTGCACAGCCAATCAATGGCAGTGCCAAGACTAGTACCCAGGTCTTCCAAGTTTCAAGCCACCAAAATATTTCTTCACAAATCTCCCAATCCAATTTGAagagatattttcattttaaatacccTTAAACAGCGGAAATAGAAGCTCTTTTAATATGAGAGGCTATTTTTCCACTCTCCTCTTTGCAAAGGATAATATtattgtttgaaatgaaaaaatccCACTTTTAAATTTTAACTTTCTGCAAGCAGAATGCCAGCAGTAAATTTAGATAGTAGATGCATGCAAGTGAATATTGTTTACCTTTGCAGATACCAAATTCATCACCAAAGTCATCCTCCTCAGTGTAAAACTGGCACTTCAGCCCAGGCCCACATTTGACACCATCCATACCTGAGACAGTGCGGTAGCAAGTCTCCCCCAAGGCTGCTGCACAGACTCTGCAGCAGCCACAGTCATCAAGCACTGTTCGCTTACAGCGCAAAGTACTTTTACACACATTACTGTCACAAGGTTCGGGGCAATCTACTGCATATTTTGCACTCCAAGCAGTTCCGATGTGCACTGGTACCAGGAGGATGGTGAAAAACAGGAAGCTCTTCATGTCTCACAGTGATAAATGCTCAGTTCCAAAGAGCAGGTTTAACGTTCAGGCTTGTGGTTTTATGCTGAAGGAAGCGGCAATAAGGAATCCAAAGTAGTAGCTGCACATCAGCCTACAAGTTTATGAGCTTTATACGGTGTGTTGCCCACATGCTTCACCGTCGTCAATTTCCTCAGTCCGACAGTGCTGTCCTCCTGCCAGCCTCCCTTGTTTTAGTTTGTGAAATCCAGGATGAAGGTTGGATTAGCACTCTGCTGCCATCCAGGAATTGAAAAGCCTGAGCTGATGTAATCTGTTATGTTTAGTTGGTTGTTTTGCATGAGGACTAAAAACGCTCTCACATCCGTCTCAAATGCTCAAGGACGtctgccaaaaacaaaaaacaaaaaaattcagtagGTTACATACCTTCTTTCAGGACAGGAATTGTTCTGACGCTGAACATATCACTTACAGAACCGCTTTGTCCTACAAATAGTGTTCATGAGGCCAGGTGAAAAATCATGTCCAACTGTATCAGTGCTGAAGgaagctcattttaaaaaataagtcctTGCTTTCTCCTCAATAAGTAAATGAATGGCTACTTTAAAGAAGAAAATGTGATTATGCCATTTAGCTAACATAAGAGCAAAAAAATGCGATTGATACTTTTGTTGCTTTGCACTGAACAGGATACTCATAAAAACAAAAGATCAGTTTCATCAGCATTTAGTTAGATATATTTTTCATTCAAAGAGATCAATGCTAAACCTACTAAATGAGTCAGACAGAAGTCAGGACATTATAGGTCCCACTCCAGAAACTTCAGAAAATGATCAATTTCCTAAAATTACCTAAAAATCACAGGGAAAAGCTCAGCCTCTCACCATCACTGTCTACACAGGCCCAAAGTGATTCTCCTCCCACCTACTCCAGTTTCACACTGATCTCACTTCAACAACTTAGGCAGTGTTACTCCTGAGTCCCGCCAGGGTAGCTGATAGGAGAATTAGGCCCAAAGTCCTTACTCCTCCCCAGTTTGAGGTTTATTCCAACTGTCAGAGCCATGACAAGAAATGGCAAACAGGCCAGCAACTCAGTAAAACAGATGAGTCAGAGAGATAGAAACGTTTTGATGCAAAGGAAAAATCTCCAGAAGAGTTAAAAATCAATATAATCACTAAACAAATCtctaaggcccaaatcctgctgccatCAAAGTTAATAggaacaggatcaagccctaaatctgTATGTGGCTACCTATCCTTCTATGTTGttaaccttgccttctctaacaaacaTATAGCAACATGTGGGCGTGGGGATAAATATAACAAAAATTCCAAACCAAAACACTCCAGTACACATACTTCTCCCCCCTGGAGAGATGGTGAGAGAACAAACACACGACAgctgttagtcacattgcttaagcccagggctggccttaccatgaggcgaactgagggggccgcctcaggtgccagactatgGAGGGGCGCTACTGGGACCCAGAGTgtagtgtctgctgctggtgtatATGTATTCtgtctgctctagatgcacagagatggtggagtgctgtgctggaggaaggagggcacaagagacatagcaggcaggcagaagaaaaggtgagagggaataacagaaagcagcagaagctgtagggagagagaggaggaggagcctcttatgtagcaccctcaggagcctggactgattaacaccagcttctcagggagcttcctgtttcctcccgcttccctgaacccacttgaggaaaaTAGGCgatcaactgaagtagtaggagccagttaggcccttaagacactgatatcttccctcactcaggccctgctaccagcctgcttatttgtccccttcaattgagtgttgagagccactatagctggcacagaacagcagtcatgagtgaaagaaaaaaacacccctctggggcagcattcagaaaaaaaagaaagaaagcaaaggaagcttttctatctaagcaggaaggagctcttctgagatacatagacacaaatgttcatggtgagccttccggccccagtgaggatgtgagtggtgaggagatgcctgatcttccagttagtcagagtgcaggtgacctggcagctactgcagcatccatatctccatctcaaatggatgtaaccatgcacgttcctgaagaaaagtgtagatcagagaagactgtggtggaggcacaagaaacagctgctgctgagtttagttccttaagtctagatgatccaggactgtggacccacttgagcagtagcctgagggacttccttgtccTGCATGGGCCACAGAAAGAGAAAAACTTAATGtttcccaaagacaatgaaaatagaagtttccatccaacacattactggcatgaaacccccaatggtgacaaagtggagaggccatggcttatgtactcaaaaacccagaatgctgcatactgtttttgttgcaaactcttccagtctaatgttccagccacattgggttctacaggaacaaaggactggaagaatctggctagaaatctggcatgccatgagaaggcagcaaatcaccagagagcattccataggtggaaggAGCTTGGGAttagactaaggttaaaggccaccatagatgatcagcatcaagagaagattacatcagagtctctttactggcaaaatgttctgaaaaggctcattgccattatgagaatgcttgctacccaaaacctagcactgcgtggcacttcagatcagctgtatgtgccaaacaatggaaacttccttaaaattgtggagctgatggctgagttcgATGCTGTACTctaggagcatctaagaagagtcaccacccaagaaatgtacacacaccactaccttggaaaaacaattcaaaatgagatcatacagttactggcaacaaaagtcaaacagaagattgtggcagatctgaagtcagcaagatattactctgttattctggactgcacacctgacatcagccatacggaacaaatgactttaatggtgcattttgtaacaacaacagaaactagtgaaaatgtccctgcaatggtgactgtcagagagcattttctagaatttattgacattgatgatactacaggagctggtatgacaaatgtgcttcttaaaaagctggaagatacgggaattgctatagctgacatgagaggtcagggctacgataatggtgccaacatgaaaggaaagaacagaggagtgcagacatggatccgacagttaaaccctcaagctttttttgtcccatgcagttctcattcattgaacttggcggtcagtgatgcagcatcagcttctagtgaggctgctgaattttttaatgtaattcaaagcatctatgtatttttctctgcatcaactcatcgatggcaaattttgaagcaacatctgggaacatcctctctgacactgaaaccactgagtgccacacgatgggaaagtcgagtggaggcgataaagcctatcaaacaccaaattgggaagatagatgatgccatagttgccattatggaggataatgctatggcaggaactgttcgtgggagaacagtggcagtgGGAAATGGAATCagcagaaacatacataacttcaaatttctgtatgGCTTaatgttgtggcatgacatactgtttgaaataaatgttgtaagcaagagactccaaggtgttgaccttgatatatctggagcaatggaacaaaggacaaagcaaagtcatacctaaaGTCTtacggtcagatgagggatttcaaaacattctgaagagtgcacagaagttggcagaggaactgcacactgaagctattttcccacccattcaagaatacaagagtcactgaagaagaagacattttgattgcAAGGCActggataatcccataagagaccccaaacaacaattcaaagttgaattctttaaccaggtgctagattgtgcagtacagtcagttgaagaacgtttcatgcaactcaaggaacacagcagtatatttgggatgttgtatgatattttaaaactcctcactatagctgaagaagacctacaccagcagggccatccttacccatacgcaaagtacacaGCTGCGTAAGGCACCAGGAAATTGGGGGCagcaaatttcctggtgccttgcgcagctgcgtgctgctccagcccctgctccggctcttTCCCAGGgcccccgccctgctctgcccccgccccaatcccacctcttcccgtccccacctcgccccgcccccacttccctgaggactgcagcatgGCCGGGCCTGTACTCACCAGCGGCGGAAAGTGCAGACACGGCCCCAGCCatgctgccggtgagtgctggggggtggttccccccaccctcccaagccagtcccaccccagcccccccactccccactgtagaggcctggggccccacacacacacttccgctggggggcgggggactgcgtagggccccagaattgctagggacggccctgcataccagcaatgcagggcactagagacagtgttgacacatgacaacatgcgcgatattgatgcaagtgatttaggtgatgaactgaaagccctttcatgatacatttcagcaggatcaactccaaaggctgttctggaatatatgtgcacaagtGAGATgatcaccctctttccaaatgctttttttgctctgcgcatacttctaacacttcctgtaacagctgccagtggagaatgcagcttctccaagatgaagttaataaaaacacatcagccgctccacaatgacacaggagaggctggttggccttgcaaccatctcaacagagcatgagctggcccagactgtggaccttcaggaagcagttcaaatctttgcaaccaagaaggcacggaaagcaccactttgattattcaaacagataaaaatgccagtgtttactatgcagacaagaaaagttacatttgctgttcaggcatttgaaagttaagtgttacttaacatttttgaacaaggcattttaagttattagttctcctttattggggtaggtagcagagcagtaccatgatgtagtgcccatctttaaaaaagggaagaaggaggatctggggaactacaggccagtcagcctcacctcagtccctggaaaaattatggagcaggtcctcaaggaatcaattatgaaacatttagaggaaaggaaagtgatcaggaacagtcagcatggattcacgaaggggaagtcgtgcctgactaacctaattgccttctatgatgagataactggctctgtggatgaggggaaagcagtggatgtgttatttcttgactttagcaaagcttttgatactgtctcccacagtattcttgccaccaagttaaagaagtatgggctggatgaatggactgtaaggtggatagaaagctggctagatcgtcgggctcaacgggtagtgatcaatggctccatgtctagttggcagccggtttcaagtggagtgccccaagggtcggtcctggggccggttttgtttaatatctttattaatgatctggaggatggtgtggactgcactctcagcaagtttgcagatgacactaaactaggaggcgtggtagatacactagagggtagggatcggatacagagggacctagacaaattagaggattgggcagaaaaaacctgatgaggttcaacaaggacaagtgcagagtcctgcacttaggacggaagaatcccatgcactgctacagactagggaccgaatggctaggtagcagttctgctgaaaaggacctaggggtcacagtggataagaagctggatatgagtcaacagtgtgctcttgttgccaagaaggctaacggcattttgggctgtataagtaggggcattgccagcagatcgaggaacgtgatcgttcccctttattcgacattggtgaggcctcatctggaatactgtgtccagttttgggccccacactacaagaaggatgtggaaaaattggaaaaagtccagcggagggcaacaaaaatgattaggggtctggagcacatgacttatgaggagaggctgagagaactgggattgtttagtctccagaagagaagaatgaggggggatttgatagcagccttcaactacctgaaggggggttccaaagaggatggagctcggctgttctcagtggtggcagatgacagaacaaggagcaatggtctcaagttgcggtgggggaggtccaggttggatatcaggaaaaactatttcactaggcgggtggtgaaacactggaatgcgttacctagggaggtggtggagtctccttccttggaggtttttaaggcccggcttgacaaagccctggctgggatgatttagctgggaattggtcctgctttgagcagggggttggactagatgacctcttgaggtcccttccaactctgatattctatgattctatgattctatgagaggagtagaacaggaagaaggcagaactaagacctttcaaagttttggcccaagcgagggggcatgggggcatcatttgagctccccacctcaggtgccaaaatgttgtgggccagccctgcttaaggcactcagatactacagtgatgagtgcagtACGGAACAAAATAGCATAGAATAGAATGTTTCAATGCCCAAATTTCTGGATGTTTTGTAACTTTGCAATGTTTAAGAAAAAACTTTAAATGCTGAATGTT from Chrysemys picta bellii isolate R12L10 chromosome 6, ASM1138683v2, whole genome shotgun sequence harbors:
- the ESM1 gene encoding endothelial cell-specific molecule 1 gives rise to the protein MKSFLFFTILLVPVHIGTAWSAKYAVDCPEPCDSNVCKSTLRCKRTVLDDCGCCRVCAAALGETCYRTVSGMDGVKCGPGLKCQFYTEEDDFGDEFGICKECPYGTYGMECRKTCNCQSGICDRVTGKCLKFPFFQLSASKPPNRRKLISHTENDMASGDGNSVKEEFVKEKVISSPVMKWLNPR